The following DNA comes from Salvia splendens isolate huo1 chromosome 17, SspV2, whole genome shotgun sequence.
TTCATTTATAAACATGTGTGCATATACTTACTAGAATGAAACTACATTTGATGCGACGTGAATGGGATCAATTGCTGGGATAAAGTAAGAGTAGCTGAGATAATAGGAACTTCCAGGGGCACCAAACTGCTGTAATCTTGTGttaataatttgtatatatacCGCACGTGAATGTCAGGGCACTCAAAACTATCTAAATCCTTTGTGATTCTCACCTATGGAAACTGTTTTACTTGGCTTTTCACAGTGCCACTCTGAAATTAAAGTAACATAATGCAAACTAGAAGATATGGAGGCATTGAGTCAAAAGAGTTGTGTAGCAAAGAATGAGGGTTTATTATGGAGGATGTTCTGGCCTAGGCCCTAGTTATAACATGGATGATTGCTACTGTAACTTGTTGTAGTAAGTTTATCGTTGCTGCTAAACCACTCCACATCTCATAGTAGTATTGTACAAAACTGTTTAAAACAGAAAAAGGCTTCTGTTGTAAAATTACTTATGACACTATGGTAGATGTTATGCCATTGTATTTTGACAATAGAGTTGCAACAGCTTATTGAGTTTTCACATGCAGTGCATGCACGGTCCCAACTGTAAATTGGGCAGCTTCTGCACTACAGGCAGAAGGCTACAGGAAGTGAACGTTTTGGGTGGTCTCATTCTTCCTGTTTGGGGCACTGTTGAGAAGGCACTCTCCAAGCAGGTTACTCCATTGTTTTTTTGCTTTATATAATGCATGATTTCATGGTATACTATACATGCTTAGGTCAATATTGTAATCCAGCATATGAAATGATTGAAATAATTGTAAGGACATGTTTCCTCGTGGCGATCCTAATTTACATAGGTCCTCTACATCTGTGATGCCTAACAGTCTCATCCATCCCCTGCTGCTTTGGAAATCTTGGTTAAATTAGCTATTTATTTAATTGACTTAGTAATTCCTTTTGACAGGCTCGTCAAAGCCATAAAAGAATCCGGGTTGTGCGTATAGAGACCACTTCTGACAATCAACGAATTGTTGGGTTGCTCATCCCAAATGCAGCTGTTCCAACAGTTCTGcaaggtctctctctctctctctggttGTGGCCGTCTAGATTTTATCCGTGTCTTGAACTGTTGAGTcatttagattttattttgGTAGATCTGGCTTGGGTTCATGACATtgacgacgacgacgaggagtgaggatTGGGAGGGCTCAGACTTGTTATGCCACTTTTTTGGAGGGGCGTTTGCTGCCAAGATCAAGGATTATGACTTCTAACGTGCTTTGGCGAAGCCATCAGCCATATGGGATTGGCAGTGAAGGCTACGCCCACATTTTTGAGCTTTTTGGTGCAATCAACAATCCTCACATTGTTAATATCCCATTTTTAGGCCCCATTGGATATCTGTTTTTTGTATATTATTATCGATAGCATTCATGTAATATAGGTAAACACAAGAAGATTGTAACTCTCAGAAACACATCTCAAATACAAATTCATTTTGCtccatttattaaattattgacTACTTAttgaaaaaatcacaataatggATTCTTATTCTTGAAACCAGCCACCACCAATGCAATTGCAATTGGGGTAACAGAAACCTAACAACGATGCTATGAACAAGCCATCAGCAAACAAAAGGAGCATCGACATGGTGATCGCTGCAGTATAATCCGGGACGTTGAGTGTAGCCCTGTTTCTGCAAAAGATCCCTTGCCTTCGTGACCAACTCCTGGTTACTCACCGTACCATTCGATTCAGCAAGAATTGTCTGAATTGCGTTACTGAGAGCGCCAAAAGATTTAGTGGCGTCACCGGAAGGAGTGGCGTCGGCCGATGTCTGATGAGTCTGGCAGCCGCTGATGAGAATGCTGGTATCGGCCAGTCCTTTCTTGCTTGCTCCGGCATACGCTTCCTGCTTGCTCCCAACAGGGGTCGCCAGCGCAGGTTGCGCGTAGCTCTCGTCGTTCTCAAGCTTCTGCTGCAGAAACTGCTGAGCTAGCCCACCTACCATTCCAAAAAACCCTCCACCTTCACCTTCACCTCCTTCACCATTGCCACCTTTGATTTTGCCAAATATGAAATTCATGAACTTCTTCACCTTGGGGCTTGCATCTTCCCCGAACACATCGAACAGCGTCGGCCGCAGCTTCCCCACGTCGATATCTTCCTTGCCGGTTTTCTGCTTCAGCAACTCGATCAGCGTTGGGAGCGGCAGAGATTTGTTCTTCACACCTTcaacttct
Coding sequences within:
- the LOC121774690 gene encoding metacaspase-4-like translates to MAKKAVLIGCNYPGTKAELKGCINDVRRMHTCLINRYGFSDDDITVLIDTDDSTKQPTGHNIRAALSDLVGSARPGDFLFVHYSGHGTRLPAETGEQDDTGYDECIVPTDMNLITDDDFRDLVDKVPSGCQITIVSDSCHSGGLIDESKEQIGESHRKSEDDGEDEKESGGFRNFLRRKVGFGQSKDDEEEEEVEGVKNKSLPLPTLIELLKQKTGKEDIDVGKLRPTLFDVFGEDASPKVKKFMNFIFGKIKGGNGEGGEGEGGGFFGMVGGLAQQFLQQKLENDESYAQPALATPVGSKQEAYAGASKKGLADTSILISGCQTHQTSADATPSGDATKSFGALSNAIQTILAESNGTVSNQELVTKARDLLQKQGYTQRPGLYCSDHHVDAPFVC